Proteins encoded in a region of the Triticum dicoccoides isolate Atlit2015 ecotype Zavitan chromosome 3A, WEW_v2.0, whole genome shotgun sequence genome:
- the LOC119268791 gene encoding transcription factor RAX2-like, with the protein MGRAPCCDKASVKRGPWAPEEDELLRSYVRSHGAVGNWIALPQKAGLNRCGKSCRLRWLNYLRPDIKHGGYTEQEDMVICSLYNSIGSRWSIIASKLPGRTDNDVKNYWNTKLKKKAMAMHQQQQYHHHHGTAARGHARGATIATPPPAPQSQCASYMQPSPASASSAVTTASGDAASFGAMYSPSHQAAPLAHYNVNAAAPLAEFPAMPTPAAANSWAINMAFEDMFLPELVGGGDFSQADLFGGFGALLLQAQDSRAQSSLQELSACYFPNAQAEMWAADADHVNVKPPGAGLCPSLT; encoded by the exons ATGGGGCGCGCGCCGTGCTGCGACAAGGCGAGCGTGAAGAGGGGCCCGTGGGCGCCGGAGGAGGACGAGCTGCTGCGGAGCTACGTCCGGAGCCACGGCGCCGTCGGCAACTGGATCGCGCTCCCGCAGAAAGCAG GGCTTAACCGGTGCGGCAAGAGCTGCCGGCTGAGGTGGCTCAACTACCTCCGGCCGGACATCAAGCACGGCGGCTACACCGAGCAGGAGGACATGGTCATCTGCTCCCTCTACAACTCCATCGGAAGCAG GTGGTCTATCATCGCGTCCAAGCTTCCCGGCAGGACGGACAACGACGTCAAGAACTACTGGAACACCAAgctcaagaagaaggccatggccatgcaccagcagcagcagtaccACCACCACCACGGCACCGCCGCCCGGGGACATGCCCGCGGCGCGACGATCGCCACGCCACCGCCCGCCCCGCAGAGCCAATGCGCATCGTACATGCAGCCGTCGCCCGCGTCCGCCTCGTCCGCCGTCACCACGGCGAGCGGCGACGCGGCCAGCTTCGGCGCCATGTACTCCCCGTCCCACCAGGCCGCGCCACTCGCTCACTACAACGTCAACGCGGCGGCGCCGCTCGCCGAATTCCCGGCCATGCCGACGCCGGCCGCCGCCAACAGCTGGGCCATCAACATGGCCTTCGAGGACATGTTCTTGCCCGAGCTGGTCGGGGGCGGCGACTTCTCCCAGGCGGACCTGTTCGGCGGGTTCGGGGCGTTGCTGCTGCAAGCGCAAGACAGCAGGGCGCAATCGTCCCTGCAGGAGCTCTCCGCGTGCTACTTCCCCAACGCGCAGGCGGAGATGTGGGCGGCCGACGCCGACCACGTCAACGTCAAGCcgccgggcgccggcctgtgccccAGCCTGACATGA